One part of the Oceanihabitans sp. IOP_32 genome encodes these proteins:
- a CDS encoding vWA domain-containing protein, which yields MFEGIQFLNKDFFWLLLLLPLAVFWYVLKHRVQTSELKISSLKGFKLENSWLPKAKHFLFVLRLLALTLLIVAMARPQTVDVSSRTKTTKGIDIVMAIDVSASMLAKDLKPNRLEALKGVAAEFIKGRPNDRIGLVEYAGESFTRTPITSDKSIVLRALKEIQYNTIIEGGTAIGMGLATAVNRLKDSKATSKVIILLTDGVNNSGFIDPKIASELALEYGIKTYTIGLGTNGMALSPVAILPNGNFQYGRVQVEIDEKLLQEIADLTGGKYFRATDNKKLEDIYEEINKLEKTEIEEFKFYNYEEKFRPLVILAGLLLLLELLLRFTIFRSFI from the coding sequence ATGTTTGAAGGAATACAATTTTTAAATAAAGATTTTTTTTGGTTACTACTGCTTTTACCGTTAGCGGTATTTTGGTATGTTTTAAAGCATCGTGTACAAACCTCAGAATTAAAAATATCTAGTTTAAAGGGTTTTAAACTAGAAAATTCGTGGTTACCTAAAGCCAAGCACTTCTTATTTGTTTTAAGACTATTGGCTTTAACATTGCTTATCGTGGCCATGGCGAGACCGCAAACGGTAGATGTGTCTTCAAGAACAAAAACCACCAAAGGTATAGATATTGTTATGGCTATTGATGTATCTGCTAGTATGCTGGCAAAAGATTTAAAACCAAATAGATTGGAAGCCTTAAAAGGTGTCGCTGCAGAGTTTATTAAAGGCCGACCAAACGACAGAATTGGGTTAGTGGAGTACGCCGGCGAAAGCTTTACCAGAACACCAATTACCAGCGACAAATCTATAGTGCTACGCGCTTTAAAGGAGATACAATACAATACCATTATAGAAGGTGGCACCGCTATTGGAATGGGCTTAGCAACCGCTGTAAACCGCTTAAAAGATAGTAAAGCCACAAGTAAGGTTATTATTTTGTTAACCGATGGCGTTAACAATTCTGGATTTATAGACCCTAAAATTGCAAGCGAATTGGCACTAGAATACGGCATTAAAACCTATACGATTGGTTTAGGAACAAACGGTATGGCATTATCACCAGTTGCCATCTTGCCCAACGGCAATTTTCAATATGGCCGCGTACAAGTTGAAATTGATGAGAAATTACTGCAGGAAATCGCAGATCTTACTGGAGGCAAGTATTTTAGAGCGACCGATAATAAAAAACTAGAAGATATTTACGAAGAAATTAATAAACTTGAAAAAACAGAAATTGAAGAATTTAAGTTTTATAATTATGAAGAAAAATTTAGACCCTTGGTTATTCTAGCAGGGCTATTATTGCTTTTAGAATTGCTATTGCGATTTACAATTTTTAGAAGTTTTATATAA
- a CDS encoding BatD family protein, whose protein sequence is MKNKKSNIIRSRVKSQESRRVFNFGKRVLSFVLVLSSWFINAQVTAEIDSTSIKIGEQITYKIQVETDTTNLVVFPEGQTFLPLEVIESYKTDTLKNKDKFNLIKTYGLTQFDSGTYTIPRQKIAIGDKLFFTDSMKVEVRNVLIDTTKQGLYDIKPIITVNKTGSNWFKYLLITLLIIAAVGFVLYWFIWRKKPLTQAEEIALLPPYDRAKLALKKLDDSLYLEHENLKDYYSDLTFIIKKYLDEKVYDRALESTTDELIYRLNLLKDGNQIKITKEDIANLESILKRADLVKFAKSAPDVELAKLDRNTIDAKIDQVKEALPEPTEEEKLLDEQYKKELERKQKRNKIIATVAVGLFLAIATFVGFGLKYGFTYVKDHIFGHESKTLLEGNWVNSAYGFPPIHISTPQVLKRMDTPKSQELNQDTSVSTFSYGALTEMFWVSTSTSILKNPGEEGVDLEKISENTLQDFEAQGAKDIIVLKELFTTPNGAEGLKTHGTFKILSPISNKLQEGNYVMLHFTAENVLQQIIITSPKDDTYADQMVARILNSIELKEVEE, encoded by the coding sequence ATGAAAAATAAAAAATCAAATATAATAAGGTCAAGAGTTAAGAGTCAAGAATCGAGAAGGGTTTTTAATTTTGGTAAACGGGTTTTGTCTTTTGTCTTGGTGCTTTCATCTTGGTTCATAAATGCTCAAGTCACCGCTGAAATCGACTCGACGTCTATAAAAATTGGTGAACAAATTACATATAAGATTCAAGTTGAAACCGATACCACAAATCTTGTTGTCTTTCCAGAAGGACAAACTTTTTTGCCCTTAGAAGTGATTGAGTCTTATAAAACAGACACTTTAAAAAACAAGGATAAATTTAATCTGATAAAAACCTATGGTTTAACTCAATTTGATTCGGGAACCTATACCATTCCAAGACAAAAAATTGCCATTGGTGATAAACTGTTTTTCACAGATTCTATGAAGGTTGAGGTTAGAAATGTTCTAATTGATACCACAAAACAAGGCTTGTACGATATTAAGCCGATTATAACCGTTAACAAAACGGGAAGTAATTGGTTTAAATACCTATTAATAACCTTACTTATAATTGCTGCTGTTGGCTTTGTGCTGTATTGGTTTATTTGGCGAAAAAAACCGCTTACTCAAGCCGAAGAAATCGCATTATTACCACCCTATGATAGAGCTAAATTGGCCTTAAAAAAACTAGACGATAGCCTTTATCTCGAACACGAAAATTTAAAAGATTACTATTCAGATCTAACGTTCATCATCAAAAAGTATCTTGATGAAAAGGTATACGACCGCGCTTTAGAAAGTACAACAGACGAGCTAATTTATAGGCTAAACCTTCTTAAAGACGGTAATCAGATAAAAATCACAAAAGAAGATATTGCTAATTTAGAAAGCATATTAAAACGCGCCGATTTAGTGAAATTTGCAAAATCTGCACCAGATGTGGAGTTGGCAAAGTTAGATAGAAACACCATTGATGCTAAAATTGATCAGGTTAAAGAAGCCTTACCCGAACCTACTGAAGAAGAAAAACTTTTAGACGAGCAGTACAAAAAAGAATTAGAGCGCAAACAAAAGCGTAATAAAATTATAGCCACCGTTGCGGTTGGTCTATTTTTAGCCATAGCAACTTTTGTTGGTTTTGGTTTAAAATATGGTTTTACTTATGTTAAAGATCATATTTTTGGTCACGAAAGTAAAACCCTTTTAGAGGGTAACTGGGTAAACAGTGCGTATGGCTTTCCGCCCATACATATTTCAACACCCCAAGTATTAAAACGAATGGACACACCTAAATCTCAAGAATTAAATCAAGACACAAGCGTGTCTACGTTTAGTTATGGAGCGCTAACCGAGATGTTTTGGGTAAGTACAAGCACATCAATACTAAAAAATCCTGGTGAGGAAGGTGTCGATCTGGAAAAAATTTCTGAAAACACCTTACAAGATTTTGAAGCCCAAGGAGCAAAAGATATTATTGTTTTAAAAGAACTGTTTACGACCCCAAATGGTGCCGAGGGATTAAAAACACATGGGACATTTAAAATACTTAGTCCGATTTCTAATAAACTACAGGAAGGGAACTATGTTATGCTTCATTTTACGGCAGAAAATGTGCTCCAACAAATTATAATTACAAGTCCTAAAGACGATACTTATGCAGATCAGATGGTGGCACGTATTTTAAATTCAATAGAACTTAAAGAAGTCGAAGAATAA
- a CDS encoding DUF58 domain-containing protein — MDTKELLKKVRKIEIKTRRLSDHIFGGEYHSTFKGRGMTFSEVRQYQFGDDVRSIDWNVTARYNEPFVKVFEEERELTMMLMVDVSGSELFGTQNQFKNEIITEIAATLAFSATQNNDKIGLILFSDQVELFIPPKKGRSHVLRIIRELIEFKPKSKLTDVSEALRFLSNVMKKKAIVFMLSDFFADNYQQTLKIVARKHDVTGIRIYDKMEAEIPNLGVVQMQDAETGEFMLVNTTSKKVRRQYGKFYHEKVNYYKDAFAKSGAGTINCRVDESYVKKLLGYFKHR; from the coding sequence ATGGATACTAAAGAACTACTTAAAAAAGTACGCAAAATAGAGATTAAGACACGACGTTTGTCCGATCATATTTTTGGAGGCGAATACCACTCGACTTTCAAGGGGCGGGGTATGACTTTTTCTGAAGTGCGTCAGTATCAATTTGGAGACGATGTAAGAAGCATCGATTGGAATGTTACCGCACGCTATAACGAACCGTTTGTAAAAGTTTTTGAAGAAGAGCGCGAGCTTACCATGATGCTTATGGTCGATGTGTCGGGCTCAGAATTATTTGGTACTCAAAATCAGTTTAAAAATGAAATAATCACCGAAATTGCGGCAACGCTGGCCTTTTCGGCAACTCAGAATAACGATAAAATCGGACTTATTTTATTTTCAGATCAAGTCGAATTATTTATTCCTCCCAAAAAAGGACGTTCTCACGTTTTGCGAATAATTCGAGAGTTAATTGAATTTAAACCAAAAAGTAAGCTCACCGATGTTTCTGAAGCCTTAAGGTTTTTGTCCAATGTCATGAAGAAGAAAGCCATTGTGTTTATGCTATCTGATTTTTTTGCAGACAACTATCAACAAACCCTTAAAATTGTGGCCAGAAAACACGATGTTACGGGTATTCGAATTTATGATAAAATGGAAGCCGAAATTCCAAACTTGGGTGTCGTACAAATGCAAGATGCCGAAACTGGTGAGTTTATGTTAGTGAATACGACCTCTAAAAAAGTAAGACGTCAATACGGTAAATTTTATCATGAAAAAGTAAACTACTACAAAGATGCCTTCGCTAAATCTGGCGCAGGAACCATAAACTGTCGGGTAGACGAAAGTTATGTAAAAAAATTACTGGGATATTTTAAACACAGATAA
- a CDS encoding AAA family ATPase, whose product MEETGTIDIKAINEKIEKESAFVDLLMFEMNKMIIGQKDMVERLLIGLLGRGHILLEGVPGLAKTLVINTLAQAVEGSFSRIQFTPDLLPADVTGTLIYNMKLNDFSIKKGPIFANFVLADEINRAPAKVQSALLEAMQEKQVTIGDETYILDKPFLVMATQNPVEQEGTYPLPEAQVDRFMLKTIIDYPKINEEQLIMRANLKGTWDKVNPVVSTAQILRAQEVVREVYMDEKIEKYILDIVFATRYPEKYKLADLKPLIAFGASPRGSINLATAAKCYAFIKRRGYVIPEDVRAVVQDVLRHRIGITYEAEAENVTSEDIINKIVNEIEVP is encoded by the coding sequence AAGAAAGTGCTTTTGTTGATTTGCTCATGTTTGAGATGAATAAAATGATAATTGGGCAAAAAGATATGGTCGAGCGTTTACTAATAGGCTTATTAGGTCGTGGGCATATTTTACTTGAAGGGGTTCCAGGCTTAGCAAAAACACTTGTTATTAATACCTTAGCGCAAGCGGTCGAGGGGAGCTTTAGTAGAATACAATTTACTCCAGATTTATTGCCTGCCGATGTTACGGGAACATTAATTTACAATATGAAACTTAATGATTTCTCTATTAAAAAAGGGCCTATATTCGCCAACTTTGTTCTGGCAGACGAGATTAATAGAGCACCAGCTAAGGTGCAATCGGCACTACTGGAAGCCATGCAGGAAAAGCAAGTTACTATTGGCGATGAAACTTACATTTTAGATAAGCCGTTTTTAGTAATGGCAACACAAAACCCAGTGGAGCAAGAAGGTACGTACCCGTTGCCAGAAGCTCAGGTAGATCGTTTTATGCTAAAAACCATTATAGATTATCCTAAAATAAACGAAGAGCAGCTTATTATGCGCGCCAATTTAAAAGGTACATGGGATAAGGTAAATCCTGTGGTTTCTACTGCTCAAATTTTACGAGCTCAAGAGGTTGTTCGAGAGGTTTATATGGACGAGAAAATTGAGAAATACATTCTCGATATTGTTTTTGCTACGCGATATCCAGAAAAATATAAACTGGCCGATTTAAAACCCTTAATAGCTTTTGGCGCCTCACCTCGAGGAAGTATTAATTTGGCAACTGCCGCAAAATGCTATGCCTTTATTAAGCGTCGTGGTTACGTTATTCCAGAGGATGTTCGTGCTGTAGTTCAAGATGTACTAAGACACAGGATAGGCATTACTTACGAGGCTGAAGCCGAAAATGTAACCTCAGAGGACATTATTAATAAAATTGTAAACGAGATCGAAGTACCATAA